One window from the genome of Paraconexibacter algicola encodes:
- a CDS encoding alpha,alpha-trehalose-phosphate synthase (UDP-forming), producing MSTDTAAPLVLVSNRGPVTFEDDGSMSRGTGGLVTALTGLASHRDAVWIASAMTPADAKRAQEAGGRPIDIRTPTGGEYQVKLVASDAEAYDGFYNIVANPMLWFIQHYLWDLSNAPDIRRHEIDAFDYGYRVVNEDLARAVIEEIDGREHPVVMVHDYHFYLLPALVRAARPDVFLHHFVHIPWTQSDAWRVLPNRLREEVFRGILANDIVGFHTRSYRRNFLQCCEDLMGLEVDHEAGVVRYEDREVWVRAYPLPIDARATLQVARSARVRQFETELLRRRRDHLILRVDRADLSKNVLRGFSAFDLFLEQHPEFAEKVTFVAQLMPSRTDVPEYAEYLERIEALVAVVNHRHGTPDWMPIQLKLRDDLEEAVAAYKHYDVLLVNAMFDGMNLVAKEGPLVNERGGVSILSENTGAHEELGEFALSVNPFDIQELADAIHSALTMGEGRRAERLDGLKAIVTERDPGDWIDEQLADIRKKAGVDLGPPVGPTAAA from the coding sequence ATGTCGACGGACACCGCCGCCCCGCTCGTCCTGGTGTCCAACCGGGGCCCCGTCACCTTCGAGGACGACGGCTCGATGTCCCGCGGCACCGGTGGGCTCGTCACCGCGCTGACCGGGCTGGCCTCGCACCGCGACGCGGTGTGGATCGCGTCGGCGATGACCCCGGCGGACGCCAAGCGCGCGCAGGAGGCGGGCGGGCGGCCGATCGACATCCGCACCCCGACCGGCGGCGAGTACCAGGTCAAGCTCGTCGCCTCCGACGCGGAGGCCTACGACGGCTTCTACAACATCGTTGCGAACCCGATGCTGTGGTTCATCCAGCACTACCTCTGGGACCTCAGCAACGCGCCGGACATCCGCCGGCACGAGATCGACGCGTTCGACTACGGGTACCGGGTGGTCAACGAGGACCTCGCGCGCGCGGTGATCGAGGAGATCGACGGCCGCGAGCACCCGGTCGTGATGGTCCACGACTACCACTTCTACCTGCTGCCGGCGCTCGTGCGCGCGGCGCGCCCCGACGTCTTCCTGCACCACTTCGTGCACATCCCGTGGACGCAGTCCGACGCCTGGCGGGTGCTGCCCAACCGGCTGCGCGAGGAGGTCTTCCGCGGCATCCTCGCCAACGACATCGTCGGCTTCCACACGCGCTCGTACCGGCGCAACTTCCTGCAGTGCTGCGAGGACCTGATGGGGCTGGAGGTCGACCACGAGGCCGGGGTCGTCCGCTACGAGGACCGCGAGGTCTGGGTGCGCGCGTACCCGCTGCCGATCGACGCGCGCGCGACGCTGCAGGTCGCGCGGTCCGCGCGCGTGCGGCAGTTCGAGACCGAGCTGCTGCGCCGCCGCCGCGACCACCTGATCCTGCGCGTGGACCGCGCGGACCTGTCCAAGAACGTCCTGCGCGGGTTCAGCGCCTTCGACCTGTTCCTCGAGCAGCACCCGGAGTTCGCCGAGAAGGTGACGTTCGTCGCGCAGCTGATGCCGTCGCGGACCGACGTGCCCGAGTACGCGGAGTACCTCGAGCGGATCGAGGCGCTCGTCGCGGTGGTCAACCACCGCCACGGGACCCCGGACTGGATGCCGATCCAGCTGAAGCTCCGCGACGACCTCGAGGAGGCGGTCGCCGCCTACAAGCACTACGACGTGCTGCTGGTCAACGCGATGTTCGACGGCATGAACCTCGTGGCGAAGGAGGGGCCGCTCGTCAACGAGCGCGGCGGCGTCTCGATCCTGTCGGAGAACACCGGCGCGCACGAGGAGCTCGGCGAGTTCGCGCTGAGCGTCAACCCGTTCGACATCCAGGAGCTGGCGGACGCGATCCACTCGGCGCTGACGATGGGCGAGGGCCGTCGGGCGGAGCGCCTGGACGGCCTGAAGGCGATCGTCACCGAGCGCGACCCGGGCGACTGGATCGACGAGCAGCTGGCCGACATCCGCAAGAAGGCGGGCGTCGACCTCGGTCCGCCGGTCGGGCCTACGGCAGCAGCGTGA